From a single Mangifera indica cultivar Alphonso chromosome 19, CATAS_Mindica_2.1, whole genome shotgun sequence genomic region:
- the LOC123203502 gene encoding very-long-chain aldehyde decarbonylase GL1-9-like — protein MVFWEGYVSDEVMGTFAPIVVYWLYAGFYQMLLPALDKYRLHTKQEEDEKNSVPLAVVVKGVLLQQLVQATVAQGLFLLTSNVDASGITSQPSLPVQLVQIVIAMFVMDTWQYFVHRYMHQNKYLYRHIHSQHHRLVVPYAIGALYNHPLEGLLLDTFGGAISFLASGMTARTAVIFFCFAVIKTVDDHCGLWLPGNIFHLFFQNNTAYHDIHHQLHGTKYNYSQPFFNIWDKFLGTHMPYDLVKRPEGGFEARLKKD, from the exons ATGGTGTTTTGGGAGGGATATGTGAGTGATGAAGTAATGGGGACGTTTGCTCCGATTGTGGTGTATTGGTTGTACGCCGGGTTTTATCAAATGTTGTTACCGGCGTTGGATAAATACAGGTTGCATACGAAGCAAGAGGAGGACGAGAAGAACTCTGTTCCTCTCGCTGTTGTGGTCAAGGGCGTTTTGCTTCAACAGCTTGTTCAAGCTACTGTTGCTCAGGGCCTCTTCTTG TTGACCTCAAATGTAGATGCATCTGGCATCACATCTCAGCCATCCTTGCCTGTCCAACTTGTGCAGATTGTCATTGCAATGTTTGTTATGGATACATGGCAGTACTTTGTGCACCGTTATATGCATCAGAACAAATATTTGTACCGCCACATCCATTCGCAGCATCATAGGCTGGTTGTCCCTTATGCAATTGGTGCCCTTTACAATCACCCTCTCGAGGGTCTCCTGCTTGACACTTTTGGTGGAGCCATCTCTTTCCTTGCTTCAGGAATGACTGCACGCACAGCTGTAATCTTTTTCTGCTTTGCTGTAATCAAAACTGTTGATGATCATTGTGGACTATGGTTGCCTGGCAACATCTTCCATCTATTCTTTCAGAACAACACTGCATATCATGACATCCATCATCAACTCCATGGCACGAAGTACAACTATTCCCAGCCTTTCTTCAACATATGGGATAAATTTCTTGGAACTCACATGCCTTACGATCTTGTAAAGCGACCTGAAGGTGGATTTGAGGCGAGGCTAAAGAAAGACTAG
- the LOC123202643 gene encoding co-chaperone protein p23-1-like isoform X2, whose amino-acid sequence MSRHPSLKWAQRSDKVFITIDLPDAQDVKLKLEPEGKFVFSATSGSDKIPYEVDLDLFDSVDVNESKASVGSRNICYLVKKLENKWWSRLIKQGGKPPVFLKVDWDKWVDEDEELDEKRVVDEDEELDEKPGADMDFGDFDFSKMNMGNMGGADLDAAGYDENDDSDTEDENAEEASPADTKEEASTSVEADAKKA is encoded by the exons ATGAG CCGACACCCTTCATTAAAATGGGCCCAGAGGTCTGATAAGGTCTTCATAACCATTGACTTGCCAGATGCCCAGGATGTGAAACTAAAACTGGAGCCTGAAGGGAAATTTGTCTTTTCTGCTACCAGTGGATCAGATAAGATACCCTATGAAGTTGACCTTGATCTGTTTGACAGTGTTGATGTTAAT GAAAGCAAGGCTAGTGTTGGTTCGAGAAATATCTGTTATCTTGTCAAAAAGTTAGAGAACAAATGGTGGAGCCGATTGATAAAACAAGGGGGGAAACCGCCTGTGTTTCTGAAAGTTGATTGGGATAAGTGGGTTGATGAGGATGAGGAATTAGATGAAAAACGTGTGGTTGATGAGGATGAGGAATTAGATGAAAAAC CTGGAGCTGATATGGACTTTGGTGATTTTGACTTTTCT AAAATGAACATGGGTAACATGGGTGGTGCTGATCTTGATGCTGCTGGTTATGATG AAAATGATGATAGCGACACAGAAGATGAGAATGCGGAGGAAGCATCACCGGCTGACACCAAGGAAGAAGCATCAACATCGGTTGAGGCTGACGCCAAGAAAGCTTGA
- the LOC123202643 gene encoding co-chaperone protein p23-1-like isoform X1: protein MSRHPSLKWAQRSDKVFITIDLPDAQDVKLKLEPEGKFVFSATSGSDKIPYEVDLDLFDSVDVNESKASVGSRNICYLVKKLENKWWSRLIKQGGKPPVFLKVDWDKWVDEDEELDEKRVVDEDEELDEKPAGADMDFGDFDFSKMNMGNMGGADLDAAGYDENDDSDTEDENAEEASPADTKEEASTSVEADAKKA, encoded by the exons ATGAG CCGACACCCTTCATTAAAATGGGCCCAGAGGTCTGATAAGGTCTTCATAACCATTGACTTGCCAGATGCCCAGGATGTGAAACTAAAACTGGAGCCTGAAGGGAAATTTGTCTTTTCTGCTACCAGTGGATCAGATAAGATACCCTATGAAGTTGACCTTGATCTGTTTGACAGTGTTGATGTTAAT GAAAGCAAGGCTAGTGTTGGTTCGAGAAATATCTGTTATCTTGTCAAAAAGTTAGAGAACAAATGGTGGAGCCGATTGATAAAACAAGGGGGGAAACCGCCTGTGTTTCTGAAAGTTGATTGGGATAAGTGGGTTGATGAGGATGAGGAATTAGATGAAAAACGTGTGGTTGATGAGGATGAGGAATTAGATGAAAAAC CAGCTGGAGCTGATATGGACTTTGGTGATTTTGACTTTTCT AAAATGAACATGGGTAACATGGGTGGTGCTGATCTTGATGCTGCTGGTTATGATG AAAATGATGATAGCGACACAGAAGATGAGAATGCGGAGGAAGCATCACCGGCTGACACCAAGGAAGAAGCATCAACATCGGTTGAGGCTGACGCCAAGAAAGCTTGA
- the LOC123202643 gene encoding co-chaperone protein p23-1-like isoform X3, whose translation MSRHPSLKWAQRSDKVFITIDLPDAQDVKLKLEPEGKFVFSATSGSDKIPYEVDLDLFDSVDVNESKASVGSRNICYLVKKLENKWWSRLIKQGGKPPVFLKVDWDKWVDEDEELDEKPAGADMDFGDFDFSKMNMGNMGGADLDAAGYDENDDSDTEDENAEEASPADTKEEASTSVEADAKKA comes from the exons ATGAG CCGACACCCTTCATTAAAATGGGCCCAGAGGTCTGATAAGGTCTTCATAACCATTGACTTGCCAGATGCCCAGGATGTGAAACTAAAACTGGAGCCTGAAGGGAAATTTGTCTTTTCTGCTACCAGTGGATCAGATAAGATACCCTATGAAGTTGACCTTGATCTGTTTGACAGTGTTGATGTTAAT GAAAGCAAGGCTAGTGTTGGTTCGAGAAATATCTGTTATCTTGTCAAAAAGTTAGAGAACAAATGGTGGAGCCGATTGATAAAACAAGGGGGGAAACCGCCTGTGTTTCTGAAAGTTGATTGGGATAAGTGGGTTGATGAGGATGAGGAATTAGATGAAAAAC CAGCTGGAGCTGATATGGACTTTGGTGATTTTGACTTTTCT AAAATGAACATGGGTAACATGGGTGGTGCTGATCTTGATGCTGCTGGTTATGATG AAAATGATGATAGCGACACAGAAGATGAGAATGCGGAGGAAGCATCACCGGCTGACACCAAGGAAGAAGCATCAACATCGGTTGAGGCTGACGCCAAGAAAGCTTGA
- the LOC123202643 gene encoding co-chaperone protein p23-1-like isoform X4 has product MSRHPSLKWAQRSDKVFITIDLPDAQDVKLKLEPEGKFVFSATSGSDKIPYEVDLDLFDSVDVNESKASVGSRNICYLVKKLENKWWSRLIKQGGKPPVFLKVDWDKWVDEDEELDEKPGADMDFGDFDFSKMNMGNMGGADLDAAGYDENDDSDTEDENAEEASPADTKEEASTSVEADAKKA; this is encoded by the exons ATGAG CCGACACCCTTCATTAAAATGGGCCCAGAGGTCTGATAAGGTCTTCATAACCATTGACTTGCCAGATGCCCAGGATGTGAAACTAAAACTGGAGCCTGAAGGGAAATTTGTCTTTTCTGCTACCAGTGGATCAGATAAGATACCCTATGAAGTTGACCTTGATCTGTTTGACAGTGTTGATGTTAAT GAAAGCAAGGCTAGTGTTGGTTCGAGAAATATCTGTTATCTTGTCAAAAAGTTAGAGAACAAATGGTGGAGCCGATTGATAAAACAAGGGGGGAAACCGCCTGTGTTTCTGAAAGTTGATTGGGATAAGTGGGTTGATGAGGATGAGGAATTAGATGAAAAAC CTGGAGCTGATATGGACTTTGGTGATTTTGACTTTTCT AAAATGAACATGGGTAACATGGGTGGTGCTGATCTTGATGCTGCTGGTTATGATG AAAATGATGATAGCGACACAGAAGATGAGAATGCGGAGGAAGCATCACCGGCTGACACCAAGGAAGAAGCATCAACATCGGTTGAGGCTGACGCCAAGAAAGCTTGA
- the LOC123202593 gene encoding probable F-actin-capping protein subunit beta isoform X2 gives MEAALGLMRRMPPKHAETALSALLSLLPHHSSDLLSQVDQPLQTLHDVDSGKEFILCEYNRDADSYRYYEGGISSVYMWEDDNEGFVACFLIKKDGSKTGHGRRGYLEEGAWDAIHVIEVGPEQEGSSHYCLTSTIMLSLTTDDESSGTFSLSGSIRRQMNMKLPLADGHLCNMGKMIEEMEGKLRNSLDQVYFGKTREMVCTLRPPSEVVMKLPSS, from the exons atggagGCCGCATTGGGTTTAATGAGAAGAATGCCTCCAAAGCACGCAGAAACCGCTCTCTCTGCTCTTCTCAGTCTCTTACCTCACCACTCCTCCGATCTCCTCTCTCAAGTCGATCAGCCTCTTCAG ACTTTACACGATGTGGATTCTGGGAAAGAGTTTATTTTGTGTGAGTACAACAGAGATGCTGATTCTTATAG GTACTATGAAGGTGGTATTTCATCAGTATACATGTGGGAAGATGATAATGAAGGTTTCGTTGCCTGCTTCTTGATAAAAAAAG ATGGGTCAAAGACAGGACATGGTCGAAGGGGTTATTTGGAGGAGGGAGCATGGGATGCTATACATGTTATAGAG GTGGGCCCAGAGCAAGAAGGATCATCTCATTATTGTTTGACTAGTACCATAATGCTGTCTTTAACTACGGATGATGAGTCATCAGGCACATTCAGTTTGTCTGGATCAATTAGACGACAA ATGAATATGAAACTGCCCCTTGCTGATGGTCATCTTTGTAACATGGGAAAGATGATCGAAGAAATGGAGGGTAAGCTGAGGAACTCACTGGATCAG GTCTATTTCGGGAAGACAAGAGAGATGGTATGCACCTTACGGCCGCCATCCGAGGTGGTCATGAAACTTCCTAGCAGTTGA
- the LOC123202593 gene encoding probable F-actin-capping protein subunit beta isoform X1, with the protein MEAALGLMRRMPPKHAETALSALLSLLPHHSSDLLSQVDQPLQTLHDVDSGKEFILCEYNRDADSYRSPWSNKYHPPLEDALYPSSELRNLELEANVVFEIYRDQYYEGGISSVYMWEDDNEGFVACFLIKKDGSKTGHGRRGYLEEGAWDAIHVIEVGPEQEGSSHYCLTSTIMLSLTTDDESSGTFSLSGSIRRQMNMKLPLADGHLCNMGKMIEEMEGKLRNSLDQVYFGKTREMVCTLRPPSEVVMKLPSS; encoded by the exons atggagGCCGCATTGGGTTTAATGAGAAGAATGCCTCCAAAGCACGCAGAAACCGCTCTCTCTGCTCTTCTCAGTCTCTTACCTCACCACTCCTCCGATCTCCTCTCTCAAGTCGATCAGCCTCTTCAG ACTTTACACGATGTGGATTCTGGGAAAGAGTTTATTTTGTGTGAGTACAACAGAGATGCTGATTCTTATAG ATCACCATGGTCGAATAAGTATCATCCTCCATTGGAAGATGCGCTATACCCATCTTCAGAGTTGAGGAACCTTGAACTTGAAGCAAATGTTGTCTTTGAAATTTATCGTGACCA GTACTATGAAGGTGGTATTTCATCAGTATACATGTGGGAAGATGATAATGAAGGTTTCGTTGCCTGCTTCTTGATAAAAAAAG ATGGGTCAAAGACAGGACATGGTCGAAGGGGTTATTTGGAGGAGGGAGCATGGGATGCTATACATGTTATAGAG GTGGGCCCAGAGCAAGAAGGATCATCTCATTATTGTTTGACTAGTACCATAATGCTGTCTTTAACTACGGATGATGAGTCATCAGGCACATTCAGTTTGTCTGGATCAATTAGACGACAA ATGAATATGAAACTGCCCCTTGCTGATGGTCATCTTTGTAACATGGGAAAGATGATCGAAGAAATGGAGGGTAAGCTGAGGAACTCACTGGATCAG GTCTATTTCGGGAAGACAAGAGAGATGGTATGCACCTTACGGCCGCCATCCGAGGTGGTCATGAAACTTCCTAGCAGTTGA